From one Eucalyptus grandis isolate ANBG69807.140 chromosome 9, ASM1654582v1, whole genome shotgun sequence genomic stretch:
- the LOC104418683 gene encoding uncharacterized protein LOC104418683 isoform X2: MAWRCGSLSRSLMSSARASSSPFRSSATPLSRPLLRPPPGASPRLQSRRLSFASPSRSMGELGCVQSLLPLQCAPRLTSHLSVAVRGCCELSHGT, encoded by the exons ATGGCGTGGCGTTGCGGATCGCTGTCTCGCTCCCTGATGTCGTCGGCGAGGGCTTCCTCCTCCCCGTTCCGCTCGTCGGCGACGCCTCTCTCCCGGCCCCTCCTCCGCCCGCCTCCCGGGGCTTCCCCGCGCCTCCAGTCCCGCCGCCTCTCCTTCGCCTCTCCCAG TCGGAGCATGGGCGAACTAGGATGCGTGCAGTCTCTTCTGCCTCTGCAATGCGCTCCCAGGCTCACGTCGCACCTCAGTGTAGCCGTGCGAGGATGCTGCGAGCTGTCTCACG GTACTTGA
- the LOC104418683 gene encoding uncharacterized protein LOC104418683 isoform X1: MAWRCGSLSRSLMSSARASSSPFRSSATPLSRPLLRPPPGASPRLQSRRLSFASPSRSMGELGCVQSLLPLQCAPRLTSHLSVAVRGCCELSHGTFCRTCQDR; the protein is encoded by the exons ATGGCGTGGCGTTGCGGATCGCTGTCTCGCTCCCTGATGTCGTCGGCGAGGGCTTCCTCCTCCCCGTTCCGCTCGTCGGCGACGCCTCTCTCCCGGCCCCTCCTCCGCCCGCCTCCCGGGGCTTCCCCGCGCCTCCAGTCCCGCCGCCTCTCCTTCGCCTCTCCCAG TCGGAGCATGGGCGAACTAGGATGCGTGCAGTCTCTTCTGCCTCTGCAATGCGCTCCCAGGCTCACGTCGCACCTCAGTGTAGCCGTGCGAGGATGCTGCGAGCTGTCTCACGGTACCTTCTGCCGCACTTGTCAGGATCGCTAG
- the LOC120288145 gene encoding zinc finger protein 4-like, which yields MIFEKEDRILTIDERQDGLNPSDNYQEEYEGDNQEEWLNLSLGTNSASTAGDSESQSRPASTKVFSCNFCMRKFYSSQALGGHQNAHKRERGAARRYQSQRMITMFGSHTNAPIIRSLGVRPHSLVHKPSRDGTAMVARFSDHNIGHAPGWPSFMFEDALDLMWPGSFRLDAQQSNPPSEPVKLDLNLRL from the coding sequence ATGATCTTCGAAAAAGAAGACCGAATTTTGACCATCGATGAAAGGCAGGATGGATTGAATCCCAGTGACAATTACCAGGAGGAATATGAAGGAGACAATCAAGAAGAGTGGCTCAATTTGAGCTTGGGAACAAATTCAGCTTCAACAGCTGGAGACTCTGAATCGCAATCGAGGCCAGCTTCAACCAAAGTTTTTTCTTGTAACTTCTGTATGAGGAAATTTTACAGCTCACAAGCCTTAGGAGGTCACCAGAATGCCcataagagagagaggggggcagCGAGAAGATACCAGTCCCAGAGAATGATCACGATGTTTGGTTCACATACGAATGCTCCTATCATCCGCTCACTTGGTGTTAGGCCCCATTCTCTAGTGCACAAACCAAGTAGAGATGGGACAGCAATGGTAGCTAGATTCAGTGACCATAATATAGGGCATGCACCAGGATGGCCATCCTTCATGTTTGAGGATGCATTAGACTTGATGTGGCCAGGCAGCTTCCGCTTGGATGCACAACAATCGAATCCTCCATCAGAGCCAGTTAAGCTTGACTTAAACCTCCGGCTCTGA
- the LOC104420488 gene encoding LOW QUALITY PROTEIN: alpha-L-fucosidase 2 (The sequence of the model RefSeq protein was modified relative to this genomic sequence to represent the inferred CDS: inserted 1 base in 1 codon), whose translation MERTDDSEPLKVTFSGPAKYFTDAAPIGNGSLGAMVWGGVASELLQLNEDTLWTGIPGNYTNPNVPVALAEVRKLVDDGEYADASAAAVYMLGSPSEVYQLLGDLKLDFDDLHLTYAEETYSRELDLNAATVRVGYSVGNVQFSREYFSSYPDQVIVMKISASKSGYLSFTVSLDSQLHHHSYVKGSNQIIMEGACPGKRIPPEANDNAPKGIQFCAILDLKISDDIGMINVLDDKTLKVEGSDWAILQLVAASSFNGPLVDPSESKKDPTADAVRVLKTIRNLSYTELYARHLSDYQNLFQRVSLKLKKSSSSNSATGFASPKTGEPSSVTCPYNKGSSNGRISTADRIRSFAIDEDPSFLELLFHFGRYLLISCSRPGTQVSNLQGIWXQDIAPIWDCAPHLNINLQMNYWPCLPCNLADCQEPLFDFLSSLSINGSKTAEVNYEARGWVVHHQTDIWAKSSTIPGKVKYVIWPMGGAWLCTHLWEHYMYTMDKDFLENKAYPLLEGCATWLLDWLIEGRDGYLETNPSTSPEHNFIAPDGRPASVSYSTTMDIMIITEVLSAVVAAAEVLGYTDSNLVDKVKKAQTRLRPIKIGMDGSIMEWSLDFEDPEVHHRHLSHLFGLFPGHTMTLEGTPDLCTAAKRSLYKRGVDGPGWSTTWKVALWAHLHDSEHAYEMIKHLITLVDPDHEVSFHGGLYSNLFAAHPPFQIDANFGFIAAVVEMLVQSTVKDLFLLPALPRDKWGSGRVKGLKARGGVTVDICWSDGELHEVDVWSEDRNSLQKLHYKGTSVKVDIASRRIYTFNGQLRLLKTSSL comes from the exons ATGGAGCGCACAGACGATTCTGAGCCGTTGAAAGTGACGTTCAGTGGGCCTGCCAAGTACTTCACTGATGCTGCTCCAATCGGCAATGGCAGTCTCGGAGCCATGGTGTGGGGTGGCGTTGCCTCAGAACTTCTCCAACTCAATG AGGACACCCTCTGGACTGGGATTCCGGGCAACTACACTAATCCTAATGTACCAGTGGCTTTGGCGGAGGTCAGGAAGCTCGTGGATGATGGTGAATATGCTGATGCTTCTGCAGCAGCAGTCTATATGTTAGGAAGTCCATCTGAA GTTTACCAACTCCTCGGGGACCTCAAGCTGGACTTTGATGATCTCCATCTTACATATGCTGAAGAAACATATAGCAGGGAACTAGACTTGAACGCGGCTACTGTGAGAGTTGGATATTCTGTAGGCAATGTACAATTCTCAAGGGAGTACTTTTCATCTTATCCTGACCAAGTTATTGTGATGAAGATATCTGCAAGCAAATCAGGATATCTTTCATTTACAGTGTCTCTAGATAGCCAGTTACACCATCATTCATACGTCAAGGGAAGTAACCAGATTATTATGGAGGGGGCTTGTCCTGGCAAAAGAATTCCACCAGAAGCAAATGATAATGCTCCCAAGGGAATACAGTTTTGTGCCATTCTTGATCTAAAGATTAGTGATGACATTGGCATGATAAATGTCTTGGATGACAAAACATTGAAGGTTGAGGGTTCAGATTGGGCTATTCTGCAATTAGTGGCTGCTTCTTCATTTAATGGACCTCTAGTAGATCCTTCAGAATCTAAAAAGGATCCCACTGCAGATGCAGTCCGTGTGCTGAAAACAATAAGAAACCTTTCATATACTGAGCTCTATGCACGTCATTTAAGTGACTACCAGAACCTTTTCCAACGTGTTTCACTTAAGCTTAAGAAAAGTTCCAGCTCTAACAGTGCCACGGGGTTTGCGTCTCCTAAGACTGGTGAACCTTCTTCAGTGACTTGTCCATACAATAAGGGGAGCAGCAATGGTAGAATATCTACTGCTGATAGGATTAGGTCTTTTGCAATTGATGAGGATCCTTCTTTTCTGGAGTTATTATTCCATTTCGGTCGTTATTTACTTATTTCTTGCTCGAGGCCTGGAACCCAGGTGTCAAATCTTCAAGGAATCT AACAAGACATCGCACCAATTTGGGA TTGTGCTCCTCACTTGAACATCAATCTTCAGATGAACTATTGGCCTTGCCTTCCCTGCAATCTTGCTGATTGCCAGGAgcctttgtttgattttctttcctctttgtcCATTAATGGGAGTAAAACTGCGGAG GTTAACTATGAAGCAAGAGGTTGGGTTGTACATCACCAAACTGACATATGGGCCAAGTCATCAACAATTCCAGGTAAAGTTAAGTATGTAATCTGGCCAATGGGTGGCGCATGGCTTTGCACACATCTCTGGGAGCACTACATGTATACAATGGACAAG GACTTCCTTGAAAACAAAGCATATCCGCTGTTGGAAGGATGTGCAACTTGGCTGTTGGACTGGTTGATCGAAGGCCGTGATGGGTATCTTGAAACCAACCCATCGACATCTCCAGAACACAACTTTATTGCTCCCGATGGAAGGCCTGCCAGTGTGAGCTACTCAACAACAATGGATATCATGATCATAACCGAAGTGTTGTCTGcagttgttgctgctgctgag GTTCTTGGGTATACCGACAGCAATCTAGTCGATAAAGTGAAGAAGGCTCAGACAAGGCTTCGTCCTATAAAAATAGGCATGGATGGTTCTATCATGGAATGG TCCCTAGATTTTGAGGATCCAGAGGTGCATCATCGTCATCTTTCGCACCTGTTTGGCCTGTTTCCGGGGCACACAATGACTTTGGAAGGAACTCCTGATCTCTGCACTGCCGCCAAGAGATCACTCTATAAAAGAG GAGTGGATGGTCCAGGATGGTCTACAACGTGGAAAGTCGCTCTCTGGGCGCATCTCCACGACAGTGAGCACGCTTATGAAATGATCAAGCATTTGATTACCTTGGTGGATCCAGATCATGAGGTGTCCTTCCATGGAGGACTATACAGTAACTTATTTGCTGCACATCCTCCTTTCCAGATTGATGCCAACTTCGG CTTTATAGCGGCGGTTGTGGAAATGCTCGTGCAGAGCACGGTGAAGGACCTGTTCTTGCTTCCTGCGCTTCCCCGGGACAAATGGGGGAGTGGTCGGGTGAAGGGACTGAAAGCGCGCGGAGGGGTCACCGTCGACATCTGCTGGAGCGATGGAGAACTCCATGAAGTTGATGTTTGGTCCGAGGACCGTAACTCACTTCAGAAGCTGCACTACAAGGGAACTTCAGTGAAAGTGGACATTGCATCTCGCAGGATCTACACGTTCAATGGACAGTTGAGACTCCTGAAGACCTCTTCGCTTTAG